A segment of the Acidobacteriota bacterium genome:
AGGAACTCGCGCGTGCTCTCGTTCGTCACGTCGCCGTCGTCGGTGATCAGCCCGCGCTCGAACTGGATGTACGCCTCGAACGAGTTCATCAGCGGCGAGTTGCAGAAGGCGAGGATGCTGCGCAGGTGCTGCTGCGCCACGGCGGTGCCGATCCGGCCGGGCGAGGCGCCGATGATCGCCGACGGCTTCCTCGTGAACGAGTTCTGGCCGTACGGGCGGCTCGCCCAGTCGATCGCGTTCTTGAGCGCGCCCGGGATCGACCGGTTGTACTCGGGCGTGACGAACAGCACCGCGTCCACCGACGCGATCGCCGCCTTGAAGCGCCGGGCCGCAGGCGGGAAGTCGGCGTCGTAGTCGTAGCTGTAGAGCGGCAGATCGCCGAACGCGATCTCCGTCATGACGAGCGATTCGGGCGCCAGGCGCACGAGCGCGTGCGCGAGCTTGCGGTTGATCGAGCCGCGGGCCAGGCTGCCGACGAAATAGCCAACGGTATGCGACGTCATCTCGCCTCCAGGATCTCGGCTGGGGACGAGTCCCGATTATGATGCCTGACCCATGCCGCGCGGGCGGGACCGTGCGGTATCCGACGGTCCGGCGACCGCTACCGGCCGGTCTCCGGCAGCACGACTTTCGCCGGATACGCCTTCTCGCCGGCAAGAATCTTCACCGCCAGGCGGTTCTCCGCGAGCGGAATCGGACAGGTGGTGTACGGATTGAACGCGCAGGGCGGGTTGTACGCCATGTTGAAGTCCAGCGCGACCGATCCATCGTCGCCAAGGTCCGCGTACAGGAACCGCGCGGCCTCGTACGTCTCCTTGCCGCTCGACGCGTCACGGAACACGAAGTACAACCGCTTCGGCCGCGTCGTGAACGGCCGCAGGCGGACGGGTTGACCGTCCCACGTGAACTCGACGACGCCTTCGGTCGTGTACTCGTCGACGTCGCCATAGGTGTTCATGACCTTGAGCTTCCGAGGCTCGGCATCCGGGACGAACCGGCCGACGACCCTGAACGCCGGGTCGATGTCGAACCACGTGAAGCCGAGAAAGCCTTTGGCGAGCGGCCCATTGGGATCGCGCACACGGATGCCGCGCGATTCGCCGCTCACGTGCACGACGAGGCGGACGCTGCCCAGCACGAGCTCGTCCATGCCGGGCGTGCCGTCGTCTTTGAGGGCAACTGGCCCGGTGACTGGCTGTTCGCTCACCGGTGCATCGGGCCTCGTCGACTCGAGCGAGACCACCACGCCGGGTGCCGGTTCGAAGCGAACGGTCGTGCCGGCGAGCACGAACCGGCCGAGCCGCGCCGGCGCCGATGCCGGCAGCACGACGTCGTGACCCGCGGCACTGCCCGCCGTATTGATCCCGTTCTTCAGCGGATGCAGGCCGGCGATGCTGGCGTACTCGCGCGTGTAGTCCGCTTCGTGTTTCTCGCGCCATGCGCGAACGGCATCCGCGGACCATGCCGGCACCGCCGCCGGCGGGACGCGGGGCTCGTTGCCGCCGTCCAGGTTGCATCCCATTGCCGAGATCGCCATCGCGATGGTCAACGCACGAGTGGCCTGCAGCCGCATGGTCAGATGGTATCGAACCCGTGAGCCGTCGTCCCGAGGCTGCCCGCCGGGCGGCCATGCGCGGCAGGCCGGTCGTCGAGGCGATCCTCGCACCATGTGAGCCGATCAGTCGGTGAATCAGCCTCAGCGACGACGTCGAGAGTCGATCAGGCCGCTCTTGTGTCCCGACAGGGCGTGATCTCTGCGGACCCGACAACTCCGCTGGTGCGCGCGCACCGGACGTGGCCGGAGTCGGCGCCGGCATTCGGCGGCAGCAGTCAGCGAGTGAGCGCCTTGACGCGCGCGGCGATCGCCTCGGCCGACGCTTGCCAAGTCCAGGCGCGCGCGCGTTCAGCGGCGGCGCGTCCCATCGCCGCGCGCTCGGCCGGCGGCATCTCGAAGACGGCGCGCAGGGCGTCGGCCAGCCGATCCACCGGCGTTTCACAGAAGCGCACGCGCTCGACGTGCTCCTCGAAGCCGAGGCTGTTCGTGCGGATCGAACGGCCGAGCGGCAGGTTCACTTCGCGCGTGGCGACCAGCACGCCCGTCGTTGCGTCGCAGTAGTCGAGGCACGCGCCGAACGCCGGGATCACGACCGGCGTGCCGCAGGCCATCGCCTCGAGCACGGTGCAGGCGAACCCTTCGCCGCGATAGGGCAGCACGACGGCGTCGGCACGCCGGAACAGCGCGGCGAGATCCGCCGCCGGCATGTACGCGTCGATGTATCGAATGGGCGCGACACCAGGGGCGCGTGCCGCCGATCGGATGGCGTCCGCGTAGGACTGGTCCCGATAGAAGACGTCGCGCGTGTGATCCTTCACGACCAGCGCGACGGCGTCGCCCGGCCCGAACGCGCGCGTGTACGCGTCGAGCAGCAGATCGATGCCCTTGCGCCGGACGGCAGCCCCCACGAACGCGAAGACGAACGCGTCGCCCACGCCGAGGTCCGCCCGCGGGCCATCGGGCCGGACGACCTGCGGATCGATGCCGAGCGGTATGCGGCGCACGCGAGCGGGATCGACGCCCCCGGCCACCGCGTTCTCCATCGTCCAGGTCGACTGCACCCACAGCTCGTCGTACTGCGACGACAGCACGTCCACCCATCGCCGCGGATAAGGGCCGAAGTCCCACGGCCGGACGGCGATCCGATGGCGGCCCCGCGGCGTCTCGTCGCCGAACCGGACGGAGAAGTCGTGGTGGATGCCGACGTCCGCATCGCTTCCCTCGTCGAGCAGCTCGACGTCGCCACGTGCGCTCAGCGCCTGGTGCCATTGCCGGTTGATGGCGCTGAACGCCGACAACGCGTCGAGCGGCCCATGAAGGTGGATGGTCGGCGGCGTCACGACCGCACGAAGGCCACGAACTGATCGAGTTCGCCGAGATTCGGGCTCAACGCCACGTCGAAGCACTGCGCCGGAGCCACGAAAGCGGTCACCAACCGGAGCAGATCCCACCGGTCGGCGGGGCCGGCGAAGCTGTGCGCCGGGGCGATGGCATCGAGGATCCTGATCGCTGCCTCACGTCCGGTGACCGGCCGAGCGTCGAACCGCCGGCCAACGCGCGGGAAGTACACGCGATCGGCATGCCGGTCCTGGTAGGGGATCACCGGCACGAGCCCTTCGAGTGTGACCTCTTTCTTCAGCGTGCCGGCGAAGTCCTGGGGAGCCGCATCGAGCGGAGCCGGCAACAGGTGGCGTTCGCTCTCTTCGGTCAGCCGGATGTTGCTGTCGCAGCCGCTCACGACGATGCGGCCGGCGCGGCGACGCACGACGATCTGGTCGTCGGCGAGGACCGCGCCGCCGGCCTGTCCGAGCGCCAGGCTGGTCGTGGACTTGCCGGCGCCCTTGTCACCCAGCAGGACGTGTGTCCGTCCGTCGATGTCGACCGCGGCGCCGTGCAGGCGAACGACCTCGCAGAGTTGCAGCAGCTTGTGCACGAACATGGCGAAGCCGTGTTCGAGATCGGCATCCGACCACCCTGGCGCATGGAGCGTCAGCGTCGCCTGGATCGGCCGCTCCGCCAGGTCCGCATCGAGTGACATCAGGTCGCAGGTCACGTGCACGCACGTCCCGCGTCGCACGATCGCCAGCGCATCGCCGCGGCGCACGTCCGGCTGCGCGTCGGGACGGGTGTCGACGCGCAGGATCACGTCTGGCGCGACGCCGGGCCAGATGCGCGGCAGCGATCGGAAGCGGCGCAGCATCGCCCCTTCCCAGAACGGCCCCGTGTTCGCGAGCGCAAGAGCGAACGAGCCGAAACGGACGGCTGGCCAGGACACCTCAGAGATACCGGCGCGCGCGAATCCACAGCGCGCGCGGTGCCGCCAGCCACGCTGCCCGGCGGATGTGGTCGCGCCAGAGCACCCCGATCGTGTGCCACCGCCACGACCACGACGACGTCGCGAGCCACACATCATCGCGGCGACGGCCGACGACGCGCGCCAGCACGTCCTCGAACGGGACGAGATACTCGCGCCGGCCGGGGATGCTGTCGCCCATGATGACGAACCGGCCGCGGCGGCGATCGATGGCGACGACGCGCCGCGTCGGGAACTTGTCTTCGAAGCGGTAGGTCACGACGTCGCCGACGCGGACGTCACGCCACGCGACCGGCTCCAGCCGCACCTCGTCGCCTTCCCGGAGCACCGGCAGCATCGTCAGCCCATGGAAGTACGCGAGGTGACGATTCGCGTGCGCGAGCTGCAGCTCCATGGCGGCGAGGCGTCTGGCGACGCGGTCGTCCAGGGGACGGCCATCGGAGCGGGCGGATGGAGTCGCCGCGACCATGATGTGTTCACTCCCCGCTGAGCATCAGTTGATCCAGCTTGCCGTGTTTCTCCATGTGCGGCGAGACGTAGGGACCGTCGATGGCGATCGTCGCCGGCGCGGTCGCCGCGATCGTGGTGGTCTCGATCAGCCCTTCGGCGACGAGCGCGTCCAACAGGGCGGCGACGTCCGCGCTGACGGCGGTCGCCGGCGCGTCGAGCGCCGCGGCGAGGGCCGCGGCCAGCTCGTCGCGTTCACGCCCGCCGTCCTTGAGGAGCGCCCAGACCGCGGTCGCGGTCTGGTTCAGCCCGTAGTAGTGATACGTCTCGAAGTTGATGACGACGGCCTCGCCGTCGATGAGTTGTTCGGCCGTGTGATCGGCCCGCACGGCATAGCGCGACATCGCGTGCTGGGTCTCCTTCACGTGGCGCGGCGCTGGCGTCACGATCGCGCAAGCATCGCGCGATACGCATCGACCGTCAAGCCCACGGACCGAGCCCAGCGGAAGTGTCCGGCACGTTCCACGCCCCGCGCCGCGAGCGCGGCGTTTCGTCGCGCGGCCGTGATGGCGTCCACGAGGCCGTCCGCATCGGCTGGATCGACGAGCAGCGCGGCGTCGCCCGCGACTTCCGGCAACGCGCCGCCCGTCGTCGTCACGACCGGGACGCCGCACTGCATCGCCTCGAGCACGGGCAGTCCGAAGCCTTCGTAGTGGGAGGGATAGACGAAGACGTCGGCGCCCGCGTAGAGCGGCGCGAGATCGGCGTCGGCGACGAAGCCGGTGACGTGGAGGCGATCGCGGATCGCGGCCGAGGCCAGCGCGTCCATGATCGGCTGCGTCTTCCATCCCATCGCGCCGACGAGCACGAGCTGGAGGTCGGCGTGGCCCGGCTGTTCGACGAGCCGCGCGACACACCGGACGAGGTGCGCCAGGTTCTTCCGCGGTTCGATCGTGCCGAGGCTCAGCAGGTACGGCCGGTCGCCGAGCCCGTAGCGGCGGCGAACGTCGGCCAGACGTGTCGGATCGCGGACCGGGTGGAAGATCGCGGAATCGGCCGCCAGCGGAACCACGAACATGCGCGACGGATCGATGCCGGCGTGCTCGGCGGTGTCGAGCTGGACCTGCCGCGAGTAGCAGATGATCCAGTCGCGATCGCGGTCGAGGCTGGCGAGCGCCGCGCGCATCCACCCGCCGGCGCGCTCGTCGCACCACTCGGGGAACATGAGCGGGACGACGTCGTGCACGGTGAGCGCCCGCGCGCGGGCGCTCACGCGCGTCCTCGCGGCGAGCGGCGGGCGCAGCGAGTGATAGACGTCGTAGGTCGTCGTTCGATCGGCAGGGCGCGCGAGCCGGTTGGTGAGCGCCAGCTCGGCCATGAGCTTCGCGGCCGCAGGGGCGGCCTCGCCCAGGCCGGCGATGCGATCGACGAGCGACGTCGTGTCCTCCCGCTCGACGGTGGGATGCCGCCAGAACGAGACGCGCCGGCCCGCGAGCGCGCCGCCGTTGAGGCGATCGTATCGTCGCAGTTGGATCTCGGCGAGATAGGCCTCGAGCGCGCCGACGTCGATCTCGAGATCGGTGTGCCGCAGCGCTTCGAGCACGAAGCCCTCGGTCGCTCGAAAGATGCCGGCGCGCCCGATGCCCGGCGTGACGCCGAAGCCGAGCGGCGCGGCGTCGATCAGGACGCGGAGCCGAGCAGGTGGGGACTCCGGTGCGAGAGGGGCCGGCGGCTGCATGCTCGAGGCGATCGCGCGCGCCTACTGCAGCCGATGGCGGATGCGGTCGAGGATCATGGCCGGCACGCTGCGCGGGCTTTCGGCTTTCCAGAACGCGCTCAAGTACCGAAGGAACCGAAGCGGACCGGCGTGCGCGCCGCGGCCGCGTTCGTACGCGGTGTAGTCGAACCAGATGCGCAGCATGCCGGCGGTCACGCCCGGCTGCATCTGCGCCCAGAGCGCGGCGCGCTCGCGCCGGCCGGATGGTCGCGCCCCCAGGCGATCGAGCACGGCTGTCGGCACCGGCACCTGCGTGCGATCGGCGAGATAGCGCAGGCCGCGCTCCAGCGTCAGCAGGAGGCCGCGGCGCTGGCCTTCCGCGAGCAGCCGGTCCCAGTCGATCGCCGGCCCGCGCGCGCGGACGAGCAGGGTGGCATCGGCGATCCAGCGGATCGACGGCACGGGATTCCAGACGATGCCGTGCGCGATGACGTGGAGCAGTTGGTCGGTCGGGCAGAGCGCGAGCGTCCGCACGCCGCGCACCTCGAGCGCCTCGGCCGCCGCCCACAGCTCATCATCGGATGCGTAGCCGACGCGGAACACGCGCCAGTGCAGATCGAGCTGCCGCGCCTCGCGATCGACGAAGGTCCAGGCGTTGCGAGGCTCGGCCGGCCAGGCCGGCGGGTCGGTGGACGGCTGCCAGCCCGCCGCGCGGAGCACACGCAGCGCCGGTCCGGTATCGGTCGGCCTGACGAGCACGTCGACATCCGCCATCGGCCGGCAGGCTTCGTCCGGGTAGCACGTGAGCGCGAGCGGGACGCCCTTCAGCAGCACGGTCAGGATGCCGGCGCCATGGAGGGCCGATAGCACGCGCGCGACCTCCTCGAAGAGCACCTGGTTCTTGTACCAACTGCGGCGATGCACGCCCTTGAGCTCGGCCGTGAGCGGCGAGCTGACGCCGAGCCGCGTCAGGTTGCGATAGACGAGCGGCAGCAGCCGCACCGAGCCTTCGTCGATCTCGGGGAAGCCCGCCGTCCGTTCCCATGTTCGCCATGCCGCACGGGCGTCGTCGCCGTCGAGGAGCGCGGCGCGGAGCAGCGCGTCCTGCTCGGCGGTCGGCCAGCACGCGGATCGTGTCGTACGCGCCATTCAACGGGCCGTTCGCTTCGTCATCCAACCCCACAGCATAGAGCACCGGCCGCGCCGGTTTCTTCTATCATCTCTCCATGTCCTCGCTCGTCCTCCGAACGTCCGAGCTGGAGGCGGAGCGCGCGCGGCTGTCCGATCTCGAGGCGCGCCTCGCCGAGCGGGAGCGCGAGCTGGCCCGCCTCAAGATCGAGCTGCACCATCTGCAGACGCGCTATTTGAGCGAGATCGGCGTGCTGTACCGCGAGCTCAGCGAGCTCGAGGCGGCGGTGATCGCCGCCGAGGTCCGGGCCGGCCTTCGGCCCCCGCCCTCACCGCAGGAGGCCGACGGCGAGACCGCGGATCCGAGCGAGACCGCGTCGGCCGATTCGTGCGCGAACCCGGCGGCACCGTCCGTCGATCTGAAGCGCATGTTCCGCGACGTGGCGAAAGCAGTCCATCCCGACCTCGCGCTCGACGAGCTGGCGCGCTGCCGCCGCCACTCGCTGATGGCCGAGGCCAACCGGGCGTACGCCGAGCGCGACGAAGACCGTCTGCGGTTGATCCTCAGCACCTGGGTGAGCAGTCCGGAGGCGGTGACCGGGGACGGCCCGGAAGCCGACGTCCAGCGCATCGAGCGGCGTATCGCGGCGATCCACGATCGGCTGCAGGGGATTGACGCAGAGGTTCGCGAGCTGCGACGGTCGGCCATCTGGCGGCTCAAGGGCAAGATCGACCAAGCCCGGCGGCAGGGGTGGGACCTCTTCGCCGAGATGCTGCTGCAGGTCAAACGGGAGATCGTCAGGGCCCGGGCCAGGCTCGTCCGCCTCGCCGCATCCGGCGGATCGCCCGCGGATGGGACGATCCGCGGGGCCTGAATTCGTGTAACGTTCTGGCCTGCATCGGCGTTATACCTGGGTCATCCAATCGCACGCCGCGACGGCGGGAGGCTTGGTCATGAGTGTTACGCGACGAGAGTTCGGGAAACTGGCGCTGGCGAGCCTGCCGGCGGCCCTGATGGAACGGCGGCTCTTCGGCGAGGTGTTCGCGCAGACGAAGCCGAACTCCCGCTTCAGCGGCGTGCAGATCGGCGTCATCACCTACAGCTATCGCTCGATGGACGATCAGAGCCTCGAAGCGACGATCAGGTACATCCTCGGGAGCGGCATCAACGCCGTCGAGCTCATGGACGGGCCGATCGAGAACTTCCTCGGCCGTCCCGCGCCGAACCGCGGCGGTGGCGCGGGCCGGCCGGGCGGGCCAGGCGGACCGGGTGGCGCGCGGGGTGCCGCGGCGGCGCCGGCGGGCCCCACGCCGTACGAGCAGTTGATGGCCGGCACGATGCCGCAGTGCACGCCCAATCAGGGGCGCGAAGGTGGTGGCGGTGGCCGCGCCGGCGGCGGCGGACGGGCGATGCCCTCACCCGAGCAGATCGCCGCGCAGCAGGCCGCGGCCGACGAGCTCAGGAAATGGCGGTTGTCCGCGTCGATGGACAAGGTGAAGCAGGCGCGGAAGATGCTCAACGACGCCGGCATCACCGTCTACGCCTACAAGCCCGACGGCATCCAGAAGAACATGCAGACGACGGATGCCGAGTACGACTACATCTTCAGCATCGCCTCCACGCTCGGCGCTTCCCACCTCACGATGGAACTGCCGGCCGGACCCGATGCGGATGCGCTCCTCAAGCGAATCGCCGGCTTCGCGCAGAAGCACAAGGTCTACGCCGCGTACCACACGCACGGGCAGGGGACGATGACGGCGTTCGATCGGGCGATGCAGATCTCCGACTGGAACCGCATCAACGTGGATCTCGGCCACTACGTCGCCGCGGGCAACGTCGGCGGCAGCCCGATCCAGTTCCTGCAGAAGCACCACGCGAAGATCATGAGCTTCCACCTGAAGGATCGAACGCTGCCCGAGCACTGCTCGCTGACGGTGCCGTTCGGCCGGGGCGACGGGCAGATCAAGGAAATCCTCCAGACGCTCAAGCGGAACAAGTGGACGTTCCCCGCGACGATCGAGCTCGAGTACCCGGTCCCCGCCGGCTCCGACGCCGTCGCCGAAGTCCGCAACTGCGTCGAGTTCGCCAAAGCCGCACTGGCCTGACCGAAGCAGGGCAGAGGGCAGAGGGCAAAGGGCAGAGGGCAAAGGTGAAGGGACGAAGGGATAAGGGCCGGTAGAATTTCGCCCTTTTCTCCTTTGCCCTTCCTTTCCCCTTTCCCCTTTACCTCTGCCCTTTGCCCTCTGCCCTTTGCCCTGAAGATGTCTCTCGTCATCGGTGTCGATACCTTCGGCGACGTGACGGTCGACGCCGAGGGGCGGCGGCTGTCGCAGGCGCAGGTCCTGCGCAACGTCGTCGCGGAAGCCGTGCTGGCCGAACAGGTCGGGATCGAGGCCTTCGGTGTCGGCGAGCATCATCGCCCCGACTTCGCGGTGTCGGCGCCCGAGGTCGTGCTCGCCGCGATCGCGACGAAGACGTCCAGTATCCTGCTCGGCTCGGCCGTGACCGTGCTGAGCACCGACGATCCCGTGCGCGTCTTCGAGCGGTTCTCGACGCTCAACGCGCTGTCGAACGGACGGGCCGAGGTGATTCTCGGCCGCGGATCGTTCACCGAGTCCTATCCGCTGTTCGGCTACGACCTGTCGCACTACGAGCAACTGTTCGAGGAGAAGCTCGCGCTGTTCACGGCGCTGCTGCAGGGCACGCCGGTCACTTGGCGCGGGACGTCATGGACGACGACGCTCGAGAACCAGACGGTGTACGCGCCAATCGAGAGCGGGCGGCTTCGCGCGTGGGTGGGCGTCGGCGGCAGTCCCGACTCGGTCCTCCGCGCCGCGCGGCACGGTCTGCCGCTGACGCTCGCGATCATCGGGGGCGACCCGGAGCGCTTCCTGCCGTACGCGACGCTCTATCGGCAGGCGCTGGATCAGTTCGAGCAGCCCGACCTGCCGATCGCCGTACACTCGCCCGGCCACGTGGCCGACACCGACGAGGACGCGAAAGCGCAGATCTGGCCGCACTACGAGCAGATGATGTCGCGCATCGGTGCCGAGCGCGGCTGGGCGCCGGTGACGCGCGCGCACTTCGAGCGGGAGGCCGGGCCCAGCGGTGCGCTGTGCGTCGGATCGCCCGAGACGGTCGCACGCAAGATCGCCGGCACCGTGCGCGCTCTCGGGCTGTCGCGCTTCGACCTGAAGTACAGCAGCGGCACGCTGCCGCACGAACAGCTCCTCAGAAGCCTCGAGCTGTTCGGCACGAAGGTGGCGCCGAGGGTGAGGGAGCTCTCGAGCTGACGCGCTCACATGTGCTCGAGCACGACGCCTCTGACCTCGTCGATGCTCGCGTAGGGATCGGGGCCGGCCGGGATGCCCTGTTCGATCGAGTAGATGCCGGTGTACTTGAACTCCTCGCGCATCATCCGCAGGGCGATCGGCAGGTCGTAGCGCGCGGGCACGAGCCGCATGTGCGTGTTGCCGACCGTGAAGGGGAACATCGCGCGCATGCCCGCATGCTGCGCCGGCTGATCGCCGAAGTTGGCAAGGTCCACGTTGGCGTACGCGCCGGCGGCCTCGATCACGTCCGTGAGCAGGACGAACGGCGGGGGCGCGGCCGGTGTCCCGCCGCCAGCGCCGCGAGGTTCCAGCGAGACCTTCACGCCCTTGGCCTTGCCGTAGTCGCTCATCGACTTCAAGGTCGCGATCGCGATCGCCCGGTTCTGTTCGGTGAGCTGGCCCTGGTTGATCATGATGCGCGGGCATCCCAGCGTCACGCAGTGATCGATCCATCGCCGCGTCAGATCGACCGCCTGCCATCGTCCCACCTGCGTGTCGGCCGAGATCGTCATCGCGCCGCCCAGCTCGAGGTTGACGTTCGAGACGCGCGACTTCGTGCGCTCGAGCTTCGTGCGGAAGGCGGCGAGGTACGCGTCGTCGGTCGAGAGCAGATACGAGTGCTGGAGCTCGACGTTGTGGACGCCGAACCGGTCGGCGAACATCTCGCCGA
Coding sequences within it:
- a CDS encoding NAD(P)H-dependent oxidoreductase, translated to MTSHTVGYFVGSLARGSINRKLAHALVRLAPESLVMTEIAFGDLPLYSYDYDADFPPAARRFKAAIASVDAVLFVTPEYNRSIPGALKNAIDWASRPYGQNSFTRKPSAIIGASPGRIGTAVAQQHLRSILAFCNSPLMNSFEAYIQFERGLITDDGDVTNESTREFLRTFMTELQGFITRVYTALPRTT
- a CDS encoding DUF1684 domain-containing protein, whose amino-acid sequence is MRLQATRALTIAMAISAMGCNLDGGNEPRVPPAAVPAWSADAVRAWREKHEADYTREYASIAGLHPLKNGINTAGSAAGHDVVLPASAPARLGRFVLAGTTVRFEPAPGVVVSLESTRPDAPVSEQPVTGPVALKDDGTPGMDELVLGSVRLVVHVSGESRGIRVRDPNGPLAKGFLGFTWFDIDPAFRVVGRFVPDAEPRKLKVMNTYGDVDEYTTEGVVEFTWDGQPVRLRPFTTRPKRLYFVFRDASSGKETYEAARFLYADLGDDGSVALDFNMAYNPPCAFNPYTTCPIPLAENRLAVKILAGEKAYPAKVVLPETGR
- a CDS encoding glycosyltransferase, whose amino-acid sequence is MTPPTIHLHGPLDALSAFSAINRQWHQALSARGDVELLDEGSDADVGIHHDFSVRFGDETPRGRHRIAVRPWDFGPYPRRWVDVLSSQYDELWVQSTWTMENAVAGGVDPARVRRIPLGIDPQVVRPDGPRADLGVGDAFVFAFVGAAVRRKGIDLLLDAYTRAFGPGDAVALVVKDHTRDVFYRDQSYADAIRSAARAPGVAPIRYIDAYMPAADLAALFRRADAVVLPYRGEGFACTVLEAMACGTPVVIPAFGACLDYCDATTGVLVATREVNLPLGRSIRTNSLGFEEHVERVRFCETPVDRLADALRAVFEMPPAERAAMGRAAAERARAWTWQASAEAIAARVKALTR
- a CDS encoding PqqD family protein, producing the protein MTPAPRHVKETQHAMSRYAVRADHTAEQLIDGEAVVINFETYHYYGLNQTATAVWALLKDGGRERDELAAALAAALDAPATAVSADVAALLDALVAEGLIETTTIAATAPATIAIDGPYVSPHMEKHGKLDQLMLSGE
- a CDS encoding glycosyltransferase family 4 protein; translation: MQPPAPLAPESPPARLRVLIDAAPLGFGVTPGIGRAGIFRATEGFVLEALRHTDLEIDVGALEAYLAEIQLRRYDRLNGGALAGRRVSFWRHPTVEREDTTSLVDRIAGLGEAAPAAAKLMAELALTNRLARPADRTTTYDVYHSLRPPLAARTRVSARARALTVHDVVPLMFPEWCDERAGGWMRAALASLDRDRDWIICYSRQVQLDTAEHAGIDPSRMFVVPLAADSAIFHPVRDPTRLADVRRRYGLGDRPYLLSLGTIEPRKNLAHLVRCVARLVEQPGHADLQLVLVGAMGWKTQPIMDALASAAIRDRLHVTGFVADADLAPLYAGADVFVYPSHYEGFGLPVLEAMQCGVPVVTTTGGALPEVAGDAALLVDPADADGLVDAITAARRNAALAARGVERAGHFRWARSVGLTVDAYRAMLARS
- a CDS encoding nucleotidyltransferase family protein — translated: MARTTRSACWPTAEQDALLRAALLDGDDARAAWRTWERTAGFPEIDEGSVRLLPLVYRNLTRLGVSSPLTAELKGVHRRSWYKNQVLFEEVARVLSALHGAGILTVLLKGVPLALTCYPDEACRPMADVDVLVRPTDTGPALRVLRAAGWQPSTDPPAWPAEPRNAWTFVDREARQLDLHWRVFRVGYASDDELWAAAEALEVRGVRTLALCPTDQLLHVIAHGIVWNPVPSIRWIADATLLVRARGPAIDWDRLLAEGQRRGLLLTLERGLRYLADRTQVPVPTAVLDRLGARPSGRRERAALWAQMQPGVTAGMLRIWFDYTAYERGRGAHAGPLRFLRYLSAFWKAESPRSVPAMILDRIRHRLQ
- a CDS encoding sugar phosphate isomerase/epimerase, which translates into the protein MSVTRREFGKLALASLPAALMERRLFGEVFAQTKPNSRFSGVQIGVITYSYRSMDDQSLEATIRYILGSGINAVELMDGPIENFLGRPAPNRGGGAGRPGGPGGPGGARGAAAAPAGPTPYEQLMAGTMPQCTPNQGREGGGGGRAGGGGRAMPSPEQIAAQQAAADELRKWRLSASMDKVKQARKMLNDAGITVYAYKPDGIQKNMQTTDAEYDYIFSIASTLGASHLTMELPAGPDADALLKRIAGFAQKHKVYAAYHTHGQGTMTAFDRAMQISDWNRINVDLGHYVAAGNVGGSPIQFLQKHHAKIMSFHLKDRTLPEHCSLTVPFGRGDGQIKEILQTLKRNKWTFPATIELEYPVPAGSDAVAEVRNCVEFAKAALA
- a CDS encoding LLM class flavin-dependent oxidoreductase, producing the protein MSLVIGVDTFGDVTVDAEGRRLSQAQVLRNVVAEAVLAEQVGIEAFGVGEHHRPDFAVSAPEVVLAAIATKTSSILLGSAVTVLSTDDPVRVFERFSTLNALSNGRAEVILGRGSFTESYPLFGYDLSHYEQLFEEKLALFTALLQGTPVTWRGTSWTTTLENQTVYAPIESGRLRAWVGVGGSPDSVLRAARHGLPLTLAIIGGDPERFLPYATLYRQALDQFEQPDLPIAVHSPGHVADTDEDAKAQIWPHYEQMMSRIGAERGWAPVTRAHFEREAGPSGALCVGSPETVARKIAGTVRALGLSRFDLKYSSGTLPHEQLLRSLELFGTKVAPRVRELSS
- a CDS encoding TIM barrel protein → MTRREFLSSATAAAAAPVVFARRAGAQRAAADPAKLARLAIMSLTFGPVLKSPTAPDDPKRTLDIMDLGEMFADRFGVHNVELQHSYLLSTDDAYLAAFRTKLERTKSRVSNVNLELGGAMTISADTQVGRWQAVDLTRRWIDHCVTLGCPRIMINQGQLTEQNRAIAIATLKSMSDYGKAKGVKVSLEPRGAGGGTPAAPPPFVLLTDVIEAAGAYANVDLANFGDQPAQHAGMRAMFPFTVGNTHMRLVPARYDLPIALRMMREEFKYTGIYSIEQGIPAGPDPYASIDEVRGVVLEHM